The following are encoded in a window of Brettanomyces bruxellensis chromosome 9, complete sequence genomic DNA:
- the RPS10B gene encoding ribosomal 40S subunit protein S10B, whose protein sequence is MLIPKSERTKIYQYLFQEGVLVAKKDFEVEHEDIGTRNLYVIKSMQSLTSRGYVKTQFSWQYYYYTLTDEGLEYLREWLNVPEEIVPKTLLAPAQPERAQGRRFGQRRGNGEGYRRRERD, encoded by the exons ATGTTAATTCCAAAGAGTGAGAGAACCAAGATCTACCAGTACCTTTTCCAAG AGGGTGTTTTGGTCGCAAAGAAGGACTTTGAGGTTGAACATGAGGACATAGGAACCAGAAACTTGTACGTCATCAAGTCAATGCAATCATTGACCTCAAGAGGTTACGTCAAGACTCAGTTCTCGTGGCAATACTACTACTACACTTTGACCGATGAGGGTTTGGAGTACTTGAGAGAGTGGTTGAATGTTCCAGAAGAGATTGTTCCAAAGACTTTGCTTGCTCCAGCTCAACCAGAGAGAGCTCAGGGAAGAAGATTTGGACAGAGAAGAGGTAACGGAGAAGGAtacagaagaagagagagagaTTAG
- the HOS2 gene encoding histone deacetylase, with translation MSKPLLSSMPVYDSSWLDDDSTISGDKKTNKYTPFFEPVVNTFGDGGYSPHVSYHYNPAVSRYHYGVRHPMKPFRCMLTDHLVIGYKLYEQMDLYMPRAATRKELLEFHSEDYIKFLESVTPENAHKYGEQLTKFNINDDNPVFQGMYDYCKLYAGASLDASRKLVSGMSDIAINWSGGLHHAKKYAPSGFCYVNDIVLAALNLLRVFPRVLYIDIDLHHGDGVQEAFYLTDRVMTVSFHKYDGWFFPATGNYDETGIGSGKHFALNVPLRDGIDDESYVRLFKSIMEKVITKFQPSVIIQQCGADSLGHDRLGGFNLNIKAHGECVKFIKSFGIPMLCVGGGGYTPRNVSRLWCYETSVMTNMHLRSELPGNLPFRSFFGPDYSLHPELGGKIKNKNTREYLENIRCHALENLRYLDSAPSVSMQEIPPDIQNMDDDEEDAIVSRLNKESERDHYMNEQRYWISAKEDAGPGELLE, from the coding sequence ATGTCTAAACCACTTCTTTCATCTATGCCAGTGTACGACAGCAGCTGgttggatgatgattcgACAATATCGGGGGACAAAAAGACAAACAAGTACACACCGTTTTTTGAACCGGTGGTAAATACATTTGGAGACGGTGGGTACAGCCCACACGTGTCATATCATTACAATCCAGCTGTGTCAAGGTACCATTATGGAGTGCGACATCCAATGAAGCCATTTCGATGCATGCTAACAGATCACTTGGTGATTGGATACAAGCTATACGAACAAATGGATTTATACATGCCCCGCGCAGCAACACGGAAAGAGCTTTTAGAGTTTCATTCGGAAGATTACATCAAATTTCTAGAGTCGGTCACACCGGAAAATGCTCACAAGTATGGCGAGCAGCTTACAAAATTCAACATAAATGATGACAACCCTGTTTTCCAAGGTATGTACGACTATTGCAAGTTGTATGCTGGAGCCTCACTGGATGCGTCAAGGAAGTTGGTGAGTGGGATGAGTGACATAGCGATAAATTGGTCGGGTGGCCTCCACCACGCCAAGAAGTATGCACCAAGTGGATTTTGCTATGTGAATGACATAGTACTGGCGGCTTTGAACCTCCTCAGGGTTTTCCCGCGTGTTTTATACATAGATATCGATCTTCATCATGGTGATGGAGTTCAAGAGGCGTTTTATCTGACGGACAGGGTGATGACGGTCTCTTTCCACAAGTATGACGGGTGGTTTTTCCCTGCTACGGGAAATTATGACGAGACTGGAATAGGTAGTGGCAAGCATTTCGCCCTAAATGTGCCGCTAAGAGACGGAATAGATGACGAGTCGTATGTGCGATTATTCAAGTCGATTATGGAGAAGGTGATCACGAAATTCCAGCCTTCTGTGATCATCCAACAGTGTGGAGCCGACTCACTTGGCCATGACCGGTTGGGTGGCTTCAACTTAAACATCAAAGCACATGGAGAATGCGTTAAATTCATCAAGAGTTTTGGAATTCCTATGCTATGTGTTGGCGGAGGAGGGTACACTCCTCGAAACGTGAGTCGGCTATGGTGCTATGAAACGAGTGTTATGACAAATATGCATTTAAGATCGGAGCTACCGGGCAATCTTCCATTTAGATCATTTTTCGGACCGGACTACTCCTTACACCCCGAACTAGGCGGGAAGATCAAGAACAAGAACACCAGAGAGTATCTTGAGAATATCCGGTGTCATGCATTGGAAAACTTGCGGTATCTGGATTCGGCACCTTCCGTTTCTATGCAAGAGATTCCGCCTGATATTCAGAACatggatgatgatgaagaggatgcAATTGTGTCCAGGCTGAATAAGGAAAGCGAGAGGGATCACTACATGAACGAGCAGAGATACTGGATTAGTGCTAAAGAAGATGCTGGGCCGGGCGAGTTGCTCGAATGA